The window ATCGCGATTGGCCGCGACGAGCAGGCGGTAGTCGGGATGCGCATCGACCGCGAACAGGATCAGGCACACGCTGGCTGGACCTCAGCGAGCACCATCGGAGACCGCTTCTGGATGGACGGGGACAAGCGACTGCAACAGCGGCCCGTCGATGGCGGACAGATGCAGCGGGTGGACCGCGGCGCTTTCGGTGCGCACCACGGCGAGCAGGTCGATGCCGCCGGCCGGCGCCCATGCCGACTCGACCACAATGCCCGTCGCCTGGCCTTCGAGGTCGGCGCTGCACAAAGCCGTGCCCGGTGCGGGAAGAGGTTCCGCCCCGGCGATGTGTGCCCGGTACAGGCGCTGCTTCAATCGGCCGAGGTACTGCGTTCGGGCCACGATCTCCTGCCCGGTGTAGCAACCCTTGCTGAAGCCGATGCCGCCGGTCAGGTCGAGGTCGATCATCTGCGGCACGAACTGCTCGCGCGTTGCCTCGTGCAGCGTTGCTTCACCGGCGTGGATCGCCGCCCAACGCCAGGCCGGTTCACCGGCGGGCGTGATCGTCGCCGCCAGCGTCGTCCAGAGGTCGGCTGCGGCGTCGGGCTGCACCACAAGTTCGAAGCGACCGCCGTCCAGGGAGAGCCACTGCATGCCGTGGGCCTGCACGATCGCGCCAGCAGTCGGCAGCGCCTCTGGCGCGGCGCCCAGCGCGGCGGCCAGGCGCGCGCCCGCCTGAGGCCCGGCCACACCGATACGCACGCTCTGGCCGCTGCGGTCGGACACGGATACCTTCGATCGGAGCACATACATCGACAGCCGCTTGCGAATCGGTTCGAGCTGGCCGACAGGCAGCTGCATGCAGTAGCCGTCGGCGTCCTGCCAAAGCCTGAAGGTCGCCAGCGCACGGCCTTTCGGCGTGCACAGCGCCCCGGGGCGGCTGGCCCGCGTGGATGCTTCGCGCACATCGCAGGTCAGCTGCCCTTGCAGGAACACCTGTGCATCGCTTCCGGCAAAGCCGATCACCCCGAGATGCGAGAGATCGCACAGCACGGCACCTTCGCTGGCGGCCAAACGCTCGGCGGCGGGATCACCGAAGGTCTCGACGTCGGCGGATTCAGCGCCTGCCCGGGCACCCCGAGCGCGCAGGAAGACCTGCCAGTCGCTATTCAAGGCGCCATTCATGGTCGTCATTCGTCATTCCGGTGGTCATTCAAGGCCCGCCGATTATAGAGCGCGGCTGCGCCGAAGCCGGCGCCACAGGACGTCGATGGACGACTGATCGAGGCTAAGATGTGACCCACCGACGGCGGGGGGAGAGTGAAGACGATCATGTTGGAGGCCACCAGTGGTGCGGGCTTCATGCGGCTGCTCGAGCCAGGCACGGCGCCGGGCAAGGTGGCGTCGCAGCCATGAACGCCCGGTCGCACAGCCACCCGATCAGCATGGACATTTCCGGCTGGCGCGAAGCGCCGTTCGCCCCCGGCGGCGAATGCGTGTTTGCCGTTGGTGACGTGCATGGCTGCGCGGCACAGCTGGGCGAGCTCCTCGACACCGTGGCCGGCATCGCCCGCGCCGTGGACGCACCTTCGCGGCTGGTCTTCCTGGGCGACCTGATCGACCGGGGACCGGACAGCCTCGGCGTGCTCGACCTGTGGGCGACGGATGCATCGGCGCGCAGCGTCGATCGTATCGATCGGTTGATGGGCAACCACGAGATGTCGCTGCTGCTCGCGATCGGCGACGGCCCCCATGCGCCGGCCGCGCGCCAGCTGTGGCTGGGCGAACACATGGGCGGCGGCGCGGTGCTGGGCGAGATGCGCCGGCGTGCAGGGCGCCCGGATGCAGCCCTCGACCACTCGCTGCTGCAAGCGACCATGGGCAGCACGGTGACGACCTGCCTGCATTCGATGCAGACGCACCTGCAGCTTGGCAACGTGCTGTTCGTGCATGGTGGCCTGAGGCCCATGGTCGACGCAACGGCCTACCTGTCGCAAGCCTGGACGCGGTTCCGGGAAGCCGAATGGGCCTGGATCATGGCCGACTTCCTGCAGTGGAAGGAAGGCTTCGGTGGCCTGCGGGTAGTGCACGGACACACCCCGCCGGCACGCCATCTCGAACTTACGGGCCAGGACGATCCCCATTGCTTCATGTACGACCGCCTCGGCCTGGACGGCGGCAGCAGCCGCAACGGTATCGTGACTGCCGCGCAGATCGAGGAGGGCCGGTACCGCATCCTGCGCGCGCTGGGTCCCGCCGCGCGCTGACGCTCGATGCTCGTCAGGGCTGGTATTCGATGGCGGTGAGCCAGAGACGGGTGTCGAACTCCAGTTGATGGTAGGCCGGCTCCATGTGCCGGCAAAGCGCGTAGAAGGCCTTGTCATGAGACCGTTCCTTGAGATGCGCGAGTTCGTGCACCACGATCATCCGCAGCAGGGGTTCCGGAACCTGCCTGAACAGGCCAGCTACGCGGATCTCGCGCTTGGCCTTGAGCCTGCCGCCCTGTACGCGCGAGACGGCGGTATGCATGCCGAGCGCGTTGCGAACGGCATGCAGCCGGTTGTCGTATGCGACCCGCGACAACGGATCGGCGGTGCGCAGGTAGCGGCTCTTGATCTGCATCACGTAGCCGTACAGCGCGCCGTCGGTACGGAGATCGTGGGATGGCCCGTGGCGCCGCGAGAGGGTATCCAGCAGCGTGCCCTGCCGGAGCAGTGAAGCTGCGCCGGCAAGCAGGTCGGGCGGGTAGCCCGCGAGATAAGGCAGCAAGGGAACAGGACAGTCCACGCAGGATTCTCGCCGACAAAGCCGTGCCTGTAGTGCGCTACGGCGTGCGAGTGGAACTCGCGGTGCCGGCGCCCTTTGTGTTCCGGTAGACGACAGGATAGCCTTCGCTCGGATCCACGATCCTGATCACGCCGTCGGCCAGCGAGAAGCCCAGCGTCCTGGCAGGCGTGGAGGGATCGGCCTGGTCCTTGCACTCTGCTTTCGTGAGATCGGCGTTGAGCTTGCAATCCAGCATCGCCAGGCGGAACTGGGAGCCCTCGATCGTGAGGGTTGCCGCAAGCTGGCCGAACACCTGCAGACCCATCGTCGCGGTCCCGCGCGACTGTCGATCCTTTGCCAGGAAGTCCGGGCTGGCCCTGGTGGCGCCGATATCGATGGCGTAAGTGCCGTCGACCGGGTTGCTACAACCACCGAGCATCAACAGACTCAGCGCAGATGCGCAAATGACCTTTTTCAAGGCAATCCTCAAACTCAAGATGCGACGGGGAGGGGGAGAATACATGTAACTCGGCGGACATTTCATGACTGTCGGTACAGTCATCCTTGACCTTGACGGTTCTCAAGGCCGAAGCGGCATGCCATTCCCGGTCGTTCGCAAACCACCGCCGCGCGGACCGGTGCGCCTCCCCGGGAGTCGCGCATCGTGACGGGGGGGCGAACGGAGCAACACGGCGATCACGAAAACAAAAGCCCAGCACGCGGGCTGGGCTATTCGCTTTCGGATGGCTCCCCGACCTGGGCTCGAACCAGGGACCTGCGGATTAACAGTCCGTCGCTCTACCGACTGAGCTATCGGGGAACAGGCAAGCCCACGAATATAGCGAACCCGCCGCGGGTGGTCAATGCACTTT of the Rhodocyclaceae bacterium genome contains:
- a CDS encoding folate-binding protein YgfZ, which produces MTTMNGALNSDWQVFLRARGARAGAESADVETFGDPAAERLAASEGAVLCDLSHLGVIGFAGSDAQVFLQGQLTCDVREASTRASRPGALCTPKGRALATFRLWQDADGYCMQLPVGQLEPIRKRLSMYVLRSKVSVSDRSGQSVRIGVAGPQAGARLAAALGAAPEALPTAGAIVQAHGMQWLSLDGGRFELVVQPDAAADLWTTLAATITPAGEPAWRWAAIHAGEATLHEATREQFVPQMIDLDLTGGIGFSKGCYTGQEIVARTQYLGRLKQRLYRAHIAGAEPLPAPGTALCSADLEGQATGIVVESAWAPAGGIDLLAVVRTESAAVHPLHLSAIDGPLLQSLVPVHPEAVSDGAR
- a CDS encoding metallophosphoesterase, which codes for MNARSHSHPISMDISGWREAPFAPGGECVFAVGDVHGCAAQLGELLDTVAGIARAVDAPSRLVFLGDLIDRGPDSLGVLDLWATDASARSVDRIDRLMGNHEMSLLLAIGDGPHAPAARQLWLGEHMGGGAVLGEMRRRAGRPDAALDHSLLQATMGSTVTTCLHSMQTHLQLGNVLFVHGGLRPMVDATAYLSQAWTRFREAEWAWIMADFLQWKEGFGGLRVVHGHTPPARHLELTGQDDPHCFMYDRLGLDGGSSRNGIVTAAQIEEGRYRILRALGPAAR
- a CDS encoding M48 family metallopeptidase, coding for MDCPVPLLPYLAGYPPDLLAGAASLLRQGTLLDTLSRRHGPSHDLRTDGALYGYVMQIKSRYLRTADPLSRVAYDNRLHAVRNALGMHTAVSRVQGGRLKAKREIRVAGLFRQVPEPLLRMIVVHELAHLKERSHDKAFYALCRHMEPAYHQLEFDTRLWLTAIEYQP